One segment of Candidatus Methylomirabilota bacterium DNA contains the following:
- the thiI gene encoding tRNA 4-thiouridine(8) synthase ThiI gives MTRIMLGWGTTGDQEMIVREDSTSGRQPVRGALIHYHEIALKGKNRRFFLKQLEANLLAATRDLDCGPLLRPTGRLFLTLREESSWEVVRQRLSRIFGIANFAYAFMMTPNLELLAQRIEAEISGRTFRSFRVAARRAFKTFPQTSQQINEMIGARVQRVCDARVDLTNPELTIAIEVLPNEAFVHFDKLPGPGGLPVGTGGTLACLLSGGIDSPVAAYRMMKRGCRIVFVHFHSQPFADRTSQDKAIELVRLLTRYQFTSRLYLVPFGEIQQEVVARVTGRLRVLLYRRLMLRIAERIGRKEGAQALVTGESLGQVSSQTIENIAAIGQISTLPILRPLIGMDKDEITQQAQQIGSYDVSIIPDQDCCSMFLPRQVATHATHHELEFAERALDLDRLTAQGQAAAYTIELSFPGR, from the coding sequence ATGACACGGATCATGTTAGGATGGGGCACAACAGGAGACCAAGAAATGATAGTACGTGAGGACAGTACGAGCGGACGACAACCGGTACGGGGCGCCCTTATCCATTACCACGAGATCGCCCTCAAGGGGAAAAACCGGCGCTTCTTTCTGAAGCAGCTTGAGGCCAATCTTCTGGCAGCCACTCGCGACCTTGACTGCGGTCCGCTCCTACGACCCACCGGTCGGCTGTTCCTGACGCTGCGCGAGGAGAGTTCGTGGGAGGTTGTACGGCAGCGACTAAGCCGCATCTTTGGTATCGCGAATTTCGCCTACGCCTTTATGATGACACCCAATCTGGAGTTGCTCGCGCAGCGGATCGAGGCCGAGATCTCCGGTCGTACGTTCCGCAGCTTTCGCGTGGCGGCGCGACGCGCCTTCAAAACCTTTCCGCAGACCTCTCAGCAGATCAACGAGATGATCGGGGCGAGGGTGCAGCGCGTATGTGATGCGCGCGTCGACTTGACCAACCCGGAACTCACCATCGCCATCGAGGTCCTTCCCAATGAGGCGTTTGTCCACTTCGACAAGCTTCCCGGTCCGGGGGGCTTACCGGTAGGGACCGGCGGAACGCTCGCGTGTCTGCTGTCGGGCGGGATCGATTCTCCGGTGGCGGCGTACCGGATGATGAAGCGGGGCTGCCGGATCGTCTTTGTCCACTTTCACAGCCAGCCGTTCGCCGACCGTACCTCACAAGACAAGGCGATCGAGCTGGTGCGGCTGCTCACCCGGTACCAGTTCACCTCGCGCCTCTATCTGGTGCCCTTCGGCGAGATCCAGCAGGAGGTCGTGGCTCGCGTTACGGGGCGCCTGAGGGTCCTTCTGTATCGACGGCTCATGCTGCGGATCGCCGAACGGATCGGCCGCAAGGAGGGCGCCCAAGCGCTGGTGACCGGTGAAAGCCTTGGCCAGGTATCGTCACAGACCATTGAAAACATCGCGGCCATCGGACAGATCTCGACCCTGCCGATTTTACGGCCGTTGATCGGCATGGATAAGGACGAGATCACACAGCAGGCGCAACAGATCGGCAGCTACGATGTCTCTATTATCCCCGATCAGGACTGCTGCTCAATGTTTCTCCCGCGACAGGTCGCCACGCATGCAACTCACCACGAGCTCGAATTCGCCGAGCGTGCCCTTGACCTGGATCGGCTTACGGCGCAGGGTCAGGCCGCTGCCTACACCATTGAGCTGTCGTTTCCTGGTCGGTAG
- a CDS encoding homoserine kinase: MRVPASTANLGPGFDTLGMALGLYNEVELSNEGEGLQLQVEGEGRVELERAGERNLSVRAAQDTLRDLGYQPSGLRIRQINRIPLGRGLGSSAAACLAGIAAAGRLADARLSTDELLARALPFEGHPDNVTPAVLGGLTASAVVAGRIVAATVPVPTYLKAVVVIPELILPTKRAREVLPRQVPFADAVFNLTRLALLLTGLATDRPELLAPGTEDRLHQPYRASLLPGMDAILEEGRQAGALATCLSGAGSSLLALVNTDGERIGQRMSERWRREFGIENRALPLEIDRQGLTYLE; encoded by the coding sequence GTGCGGGTGCCGGCCTCAACGGCCAATCTGGGTCCGGGGTTCGACACACTGGGAATGGCGTTGGGCCTGTATAACGAGGTGGAGCTCAGCAATGAGGGTGAGGGGCTTCAGCTTCAGGTGGAAGGAGAGGGGAGGGTCGAGCTGGAGCGGGCGGGCGAACGCAATCTGTCGGTACGAGCGGCGCAGGACACGCTGCGAGATTTGGGCTATCAGCCGTCCGGGTTACGGATTCGGCAGATCAACAGGATTCCGCTGGGCCGCGGCCTTGGCAGTAGCGCCGCTGCCTGCCTCGCCGGGATCGCCGCTGCCGGCCGACTGGCCGACGCCCGGCTTTCGACGGATGAGCTCCTCGCCAGGGCGCTGCCGTTCGAAGGACACCCCGACAACGTGACGCCGGCTGTACTGGGGGGGCTGACGGCATCTGCCGTCGTCGCAGGCCGCATCGTAGCCGCCACGGTCCCCGTCCCCACCTATTTGAAGGCCGTGGTCGTCATCCCGGAGCTTATACTCCCGACGAAGCGCGCGCGGGAGGTCCTTCCCCGACAGGTCCCGTTCGCCGACGCCGTCTTCAACCTGACTCGCCTGGCCCTCCTGCTCACCGGTCTCGCTACCGATCGCCCAGAACTGCTCGCGCCGGGAACCGAAGACCGCCTCCACCAACCCTACCGGGCCTCACTGCTCCCCGGGATGGACGCGATTCTGGAAGAGGGGCGACAGGCGGGCGCGCTGGCTACCTGTTTAAGCGGCGCAGGCTCCTCGCTCCTTGCGCTGGTCAACACAGACGGCGAGCGGATCGGGCAACGCATGAGCGAACGCTGGCGGCGCGAGTTCGGGATCGAAAACCGCGCGCTGCCTCTCGAGATCGACCGTCAGGGCCTCACTTACCTGGAGTAG
- a CDS encoding dTDP-4-dehydrorhamnose 3,5-epimerase, whose amino-acid sequence MNLIDGVKTRQLRRVPDERGFLTEMLRSDWEEFERFGQAYITAAYPGVVKGWHYHKKQTDHFVGVLGMSKVVLFDARDDSPTKGRINEFFIGEQNPMLVKIPPLVIHGYKAVGDRMSAIVNFPTELYNYQEPDEFRIPPDSPDIPYDWAVRLG is encoded by the coding sequence ATGAACCTTATTGACGGCGTTAAGACCAGGCAGTTGCGCAGGGTCCCCGATGAGCGGGGATTCCTGACAGAGATGTTGCGCAGCGACTGGGAAGAGTTTGAGCGATTCGGACAGGCCTATATTACGGCCGCCTATCCGGGCGTGGTGAAGGGATGGCATTATCACAAGAAACAGACCGACCACTTTGTCGGCGTCCTGGGCATGTCCAAGGTCGTCTTGTTTGATGCCCGCGACGACTCGCCCACGAAAGGCCGCATCAACGAGTTCTTCATCGGCGAGCAGAACCCGATGCTGGTAAAGATCCCACCCCTGGTGATCCACGGGTACAAGGCGGTAGGTGATCGGATGTCGGCGATCGTGAATTTTCCGACCGAGCTCTACAACTATCAAGAGCCTGATGAATTTCGAATTCCCCCCGATAGTCCGGATATTCCGTACGATTGGGCGGTAAGGCTGGGTTGA
- the rfbB gene encoding dTDP-glucose 4,6-dehydratase: MRILVTGGAGFIGSNLVRHLLATDTACRIVNLDKLTYAGNLENLADVEDDPRYRFVRGSICDDRLVDELAGQGFDALINLAAESHVDRSIQDARAFTETNAVGTHTLLEACRRHSIPRMLQVSTDEVYGSLGPSGYFTEESPLHPNSPYAASKAAADLLASAYFRTYGLPVIITRSSNNYGPHQFPEKFIPLFITNALADEPLPLYGDGLHVRDWIHVQDHCEALALVLRRGVAGEIYNIGGHCERPNIDVARLILSALGKPEALITRVKDRLGHDRRYALDTAKIERTQGWKPRIPFETGLEETVRWYQHHTTWWTRVKGGQYREHYRRTYGDLSCALP, from the coding sequence GTGCGAATCCTCGTGACCGGCGGGGCCGGGTTTATCGGGTCGAACCTCGTACGCCATCTGCTGGCGACGGATACGGCCTGTCGTATCGTCAATCTCGACAAGCTGACCTATGCGGGCAATCTTGAAAACCTGGCCGACGTTGAGGACGATCCGCGATACCGGTTTGTCAGGGGGAGTATCTGCGATGACCGATTGGTGGACGAACTGGCAGGGCAAGGGTTTGATGCGCTGATCAACCTGGCAGCGGAATCGCACGTGGATCGAAGTATCCAGGATGCGAGGGCGTTTACGGAGACCAATGCGGTCGGGACGCACACCCTGCTGGAGGCGTGTCGCCGGCACAGTATCCCCAGAATGCTGCAGGTGTCTACCGACGAGGTGTACGGTTCCTTGGGACCATCCGGTTACTTTACCGAAGAGAGCCCTCTGCATCCCAACAGTCCCTATGCGGCCAGTAAGGCGGCGGCGGACCTTCTGGCCTCGGCCTACTTTCGCACCTACGGGTTGCCGGTCATCATCACTCGGAGCTCCAATAACTATGGCCCCCACCAGTTTCCGGAAAAGTTTATCCCGCTGTTTATCACCAACGCCCTTGCCGATGAGCCGCTCCCATTGTATGGCGACGGCCTTCACGTCCGCGATTGGATACACGTACAGGACCATTGTGAGGCGCTGGCCCTGGTTCTCAGGCGCGGGGTTGCCGGAGAGATCTACAATATCGGCGGTCACTGCGAGCGGCCCAACATCGATGTGGCGCGGCTCATCCTGAGCGCGCTTGGCAAACCTGAGGCGTTGATTACGCGCGTGAAAGACCGCCTTGGCCACGATCGGCGGTATGCCCTTGATACCGCCAAGATTGAGCGGACCCAGGGTTGGAAGCCCCGAATTCCTTTTGAGACCGGGCTTGAGGAGACGGTCCGTTGGTATCAGCACCATACGACCTGGTGGACCCGCGTCAAAGGGGGTCAGTACCGGGAGCATTACCGCAGAACCTATGGAGATCTTTCGTGTGCCTTACCGTAA
- the typA gene encoding translational GTPase TypA has product MTQQRTDLRNLAIIAHVDHGKTTLVDAMLKQSRIFRDNQAVMTRVMDSNPLERERGITILAKNTAVTFGGVKINIVDTPGHADFGGEVERVLNMVDGVLLLVDAVEGPMPQTRFVLRKALALQHRVVVVVNKIDRANARTDYAVNATFDLFIDLGATEEQADFPIVYTDALRGQAGYAPTAMASDLRPLFDTILTSLPPPVVEPDGPTQMLANLLAYDDYKGRIAIGRLYAGSLRRAQEVIRIAKDGSFHPGKVAQVFVHQGLDRIEVEEAMAGEIVAVTGLEEIGIGETIADKDNPLALPPIRVDEPTVQMTFSVNTSPFAGREGRWSSSRSLRERLFKELEHNVSLRVNDTDSPDTFLVAGRGELHLVVLIETMRREGYELQVSRPEVIFQTDPQTGQRLEPFEQVSIEVPEEQAGLVMEMLGGRRGRLMDMRTGDQGLVHYEFIVPTRGLLGFRQAFLTATRGTGQLHSLFAGYEPMVGEIRGRDRGSLVAWEAGLATSYGLANAEGSGILFFGPGTEVYEGMVVGEAAKERDLEVNVAKRKHLTNIRSSTSDIAVRLTPPRQMSLDNCVEYLAEDELLEVTPKSLRLRKKVLDRHERKRVRIAGR; this is encoded by the coding sequence ATGACACAGCAGCGTACGGATCTGAGGAATCTGGCCATCATTGCGCATGTCGACCACGGCAAGACAACGCTTGTGGACGCCATGCTGAAGCAGAGCCGCATCTTCCGAGATAATCAGGCGGTGATGACACGGGTCATGGACTCCAACCCGCTCGAGCGGGAGCGCGGCATCACGATCCTGGCCAAGAACACCGCCGTGACCTTTGGGGGCGTAAAGATCAATATCGTGGATACCCCCGGGCATGCCGACTTTGGGGGTGAGGTCGAGCGGGTACTGAATATGGTGGACGGGGTGCTGTTGTTGGTGGATGCCGTGGAGGGGCCGATGCCGCAGACCCGGTTCGTGCTGCGCAAGGCCCTGGCGCTTCAGCACCGGGTCGTCGTCGTGGTCAACAAGATCGACCGGGCCAATGCCAGGACCGACTATGCCGTCAACGCGACCTTTGATCTGTTTATCGATCTCGGCGCCACCGAGGAGCAGGCGGATTTCCCGATCGTCTATACCGACGCTCTCCGAGGACAGGCCGGCTATGCGCCGACCGCCATGGCGTCTGACCTGCGACCGCTGTTCGACACCATCCTTACGTCTTTACCGCCTCCTGTGGTTGAGCCGGATGGCCCTACGCAGATGCTGGCGAATCTCCTGGCCTACGATGATTATAAAGGCCGGATCGCCATCGGTCGCCTGTACGCCGGCTCCCTGCGCCGAGCCCAGGAGGTCATCCGGATCGCGAAGGATGGGAGCTTCCACCCCGGTAAGGTGGCTCAGGTCTTTGTCCATCAGGGGCTGGACCGCATCGAGGTCGAGGAGGCCATGGCCGGTGAGATCGTTGCGGTAACGGGGCTTGAAGAGATAGGAATCGGGGAAACCATCGCCGATAAGGACAACCCGCTGGCGCTTCCTCCGATCCGGGTCGACGAGCCGACGGTCCAGATGACCTTCAGCGTCAACACCAGCCCCTTTGCGGGACGCGAGGGGCGTTGGAGCTCGAGTCGCAGCCTGCGCGAGCGCCTGTTCAAGGAACTGGAGCACAATGTCAGCTTGAGAGTGAACGATACCGACAGCCCCGACACCTTTCTGGTGGCCGGACGTGGCGAGCTACACCTGGTCGTCCTGATTGAGACGATGCGGCGCGAGGGGTATGAACTTCAGGTGTCGAGACCCGAGGTTATCTTTCAGACCGACCCGCAGACCGGGCAGCGGCTGGAGCCGTTCGAACAGGTCAGTATCGAGGTCCCGGAGGAGCAGGCCGGGTTGGTGATGGAAATGCTGGGCGGGCGGCGAGGGCGGTTGATGGATATGCGGACGGGCGATCAGGGGCTGGTCCACTACGAGTTCATCGTTCCGACGCGGGGGTTGCTGGGATTTCGGCAGGCATTCCTGACCGCGACGCGCGGGACCGGGCAACTGCACAGTCTGTTCGCCGGCTACGAACCGATGGTCGGGGAGATCCGCGGGCGCGACCGCGGGTCGCTGGTCGCCTGGGAGGCGGGGCTGGCCACGTCCTATGGCCTGGCGAATGCGGAGGGAAGCGGAATCCTGTTCTTCGGACCGGGAACCGAGGTCTATGAAGGAATGGTCGTCGGTGAGGCGGCCAAGGAGCGGGATCTGGAGGTCAATGTCGCCAAGCGGAAGCACCTGACGAATATCCGGTCGTCGACCTCCGATATCGCCGTGCGCCTGACCCCCCCCAGACAGATGAGTCTCGACAACTGCGTCGAGTATCTGGCGGAAGACGAGTTGCTGGAGGTCACGCCGAAGAGCCTGCGCCTTCGCAAGAAGGTGCTGGACCGGCACGAGCGGAAGCGGGTTCGGATCGCGGGACGATGA
- a CDS encoding glucose-1-phosphate thymidylyltransferase, with product MKALILSGGKGTRLRPITHTSAKQLVPVANKPILFYALEAMAEAKIQQVGIVVGDTRQEIRGAVGDGAPWGLDVTYIEQEAPLGLAHAVKIAEPFLGIDPFVMYLGDNLVKDGICSLVEEFTRLGANSHILLAKVRDPQRFGVAELQHGRIISLEEKPAHPKSDLALVGVYMFDRTIFRAVNAIHPSYRGELEITDAIQFLIDNGYRVHPHVISGWWKDTGKLEDMLEANRIMLEAITPRVEGDVDGASNLIGKVIVEEGANVTASTIRGPVIIGKRCQIISSYIGPFTSIYHDTLVRNSEIEHSIILDQCRITDIDGRLEDSLIGKNVEVFRSDGKPKAYRLMLGDSSQVGLV from the coding sequence GTGAAGGCTTTGATCTTGAGCGGAGGCAAAGGGACCCGCCTGCGTCCGATTACCCATACGAGCGCCAAACAACTCGTTCCTGTCGCCAATAAACCGATCCTGTTCTACGCGCTGGAAGCCATGGCGGAGGCGAAGATCCAGCAGGTTGGGATCGTGGTGGGCGACACCAGGCAGGAGATTCGGGGCGCGGTGGGGGATGGGGCGCCATGGGGCCTCGACGTGACCTACATCGAACAAGAGGCGCCGCTCGGGCTGGCCCATGCGGTCAAGATCGCCGAACCGTTTCTGGGGATTGACCCGTTCGTGATGTATCTGGGGGATAACCTCGTCAAGGATGGAATCTGTTCGTTAGTTGAAGAGTTTACGCGGTTAGGTGCCAACTCGCACATCCTCCTGGCGAAGGTTCGCGACCCGCAGCGGTTCGGCGTGGCGGAATTGCAACATGGGCGGATCATCTCCCTGGAGGAGAAGCCGGCACACCCCAAGAGCGACCTGGCGCTGGTCGGCGTCTATATGTTCGATCGCACGATCTTCCGGGCGGTCAACGCAATTCACCCCTCATACCGCGGCGAGTTGGAAATTACCGATGCCATTCAGTTTCTGATCGATAACGGATACCGGGTCCATCCTCACGTGATCAGCGGCTGGTGGAAAGATACCGGGAAACTGGAGGATATGCTCGAGGCCAATCGGATCATGCTGGAGGCGATTACCCCTCGGGTGGAAGGGGATGTTGATGGCGCCTCCAACCTGATCGGCAAGGTCATCGTCGAGGAGGGGGCCAACGTCACCGCCAGCACGATACGAGGCCCCGTCATCATCGGTAAGCGCTGTCAGATTATCAGCTCCTACATCGGACCGTTCACGTCGATCTACCACGATACGCTCGTTCGCAATAGCGAGATCGAACACAGCATCATTCTTGACCAGTGTCGGATTACGGATATCGATGGGCGATTGGAGGATAGTCTTATCGGAAAAAACGTTGAGGTCTTCCGGTCCGATGGGAAACCGAAGGCCTACCGCCTGATGCTGGGGGACAGCAGCCAGGTGGGGTTGGTCTGA
- a CDS encoding mannose-1-phosphate guanylyltransferase, producing MIMGEATESDRSVPSVYAVVLAGGRGERFWPISTDVRPKAFLRLVGSESLLQATVRRMRRLLPWSQIAVVVGQTHAELVRSQLPELPAANLVLEPQGRDTAAAIGLASLLLERLDPDALMIALPADHYVSDDETFIATLRRACGLLASHPDRVVMIGVPPARPETGYGYLEVGESLSAISDAFYIRRFLEKPDRPTAERLVTGGLHYWNSGIFLWHNRAIQSLIARYMPDLWAGLCRIREAWGVRETLAREYSAFQRQSVDYGVLERIESGIVMVRADFAWDDLGAWDALARVQPVDDSGNVTVGQTQLVDTSRSVVVSAGLPVAVIGLSEIIVVASHNGVLVCPKGRAQDVRKLGGGRS from the coding sequence ATGATTATGGGCGAGGCGACGGAGAGTGACCGGAGCGTTCCATCCGTCTACGCGGTAGTGCTTGCCGGCGGCAGGGGCGAGCGCTTCTGGCCGATCAGCACAGATGTCCGGCCCAAGGCCTTTCTTCGCCTGGTCGGAAGCGAGTCGTTGTTGCAGGCGACGGTCCGACGGATGCGGCGACTGCTGCCGTGGTCCCAGATCGCCGTCGTGGTCGGCCAGACGCATGCCGAGCTGGTGCGGTCGCAGCTCCCGGAACTTCCCGCAGCCAATCTTGTGCTCGAACCGCAGGGCAGAGACACCGCGGCCGCGATCGGGTTGGCCTCATTGCTGCTTGAGCGGCTCGACCCGGACGCTCTGATGATCGCCCTGCCGGCCGATCACTATGTGTCGGACGATGAGACATTTATAGCGACCTTGCGGCGGGCTTGTGGGCTGCTCGCGTCGCATCCGGACCGGGTCGTGATGATCGGAGTCCCTCCTGCCAGACCGGAGACCGGATACGGATATCTGGAGGTCGGGGAGTCGCTGTCCGCAATCTCCGATGCGTTCTATATTCGTCGATTCCTTGAGAAACCCGATCGGCCTACGGCCGAGCGCCTGGTCACAGGCGGGTTGCACTACTGGAACAGCGGCATCTTCCTCTGGCATAATCGCGCCATCCAGAGTCTGATTGCCCGGTATATGCCCGACCTGTGGGCCGGCCTGTGCCGCATTCGCGAGGCGTGGGGGGTGCGGGAGACGCTGGCCCGCGAGTACAGCGCCTTTCAACGGCAGTCGGTAGACTACGGCGTGTTGGAGCGGATAGAGAGCGGGATTGTGATGGTCAGGGCCGATTTCGCCTGGGATGATCTGGGGGCGTGGGATGCATTGGCTCGGGTACAACCTGTAGACGATAGCGGTAACGTGACTGTGGGTCAGACGCAACTGGTGGATACCAGCCGCTCGGTGGTCGTCTCCGCCGGGCTGCCGGTCGCCGTGATCGGACTGTCGGAGATCATTGTGGTCGCATCCCATAACGGCGTCCTTGTGTGTCCAAAGGGACGGGCTCAGGACGTCAGAAAGCTGGGCGGGGGGCGTTCCTAG
- a CDS encoding peptidylprolyl isomerase encodes MQTTRYASFLSAGSIMVLAMTAGIAMAETKATAPAQAKTGLVIDNGSTVQLEYRLTDEKGTALDTNEGGDPLVYTHGQGQIIPGLEKALGGLHVGDTKHVVVPSEEAYGPIRPEAFVEVPKERIPEKFHTIGAHLVAQGQNGQTRHAFVKEIKEKTIVLNTNHPLAGKTLTFDVRVIGIEPAQSPQQAVEPTTSTPGK; translated from the coding sequence ATGCAGACAACCCGATACGCATCGTTTCTTTCGGCCGGCTCGATCATGGTCCTTGCTATGACGGCAGGGATTGCTATGGCTGAGACTAAGGCAACCGCGCCGGCCCAGGCCAAGACCGGGCTTGTGATCGATAACGGCTCCACCGTGCAGCTTGAGTACAGACTGACCGATGAAAAGGGGACAGCCCTGGATACGAATGAGGGAGGCGACCCCCTGGTCTACACTCATGGACAGGGACAGATCATTCCGGGATTGGAAAAGGCGCTGGGTGGCCTTCATGTCGGCGATACAAAGCATGTGGTCGTCCCGTCCGAGGAGGCCTACGGTCCGATCAGGCCGGAGGCATTCGTTGAGGTCCCCAAAGAACGCATTCCGGAGAAATTCCATACCATTGGGGCGCATCTTGTCGCCCAAGGCCAGAACGGACAGACGCGCCACGCCTTCGTGAAAGAGATCAAGGAGAAGACCATCGTCCTGAACACCAATCATCCCTTGGCCGGCAAGACCCTCACCTTCGACGTCAGGGTGATCGGTATCGAGCCCGCCCAGAGCCCGCAACAAGCCGTAGAGCCCACAACATCTACTCCAGGTAAGTGA
- a CDS encoding mannose-6-phosphate isomerase — protein MPTALTGIRPWGGWTVLEEGNGYKVKRIEVNPGHRLSLQCHTHRSEHWVIVAGTAKIVIGERASIIGAQESTFVPAGVAHRIENPGPEPLVIIEIQNGRYLGEDDIVRFQDDYGRGDGE, from the coding sequence ATGCCTACAGCGCTGACCGGAATACGCCCCTGGGGCGGCTGGACGGTCCTTGAGGAGGGGAACGGGTACAAGGTGAAACGGATTGAGGTCAATCCGGGCCATCGGTTGAGTCTGCAGTGCCACACTCATCGCAGTGAACATTGGGTGATCGTGGCCGGTACAGCGAAAATCGTTATTGGCGAGCGCGCCTCGATCATCGGTGCCCAGGAATCGACATTTGTGCCGGCAGGGGTCGCTCACCGGATCGAGAACCCGGGGCCGGAGCCCCTTGTCATCATTGAAATTCAAAACGGCCGCTACCTTGGCGAGGACGATATTGTCCGATTCCAGGATGATTATGGGCGAGGCGACGGAGAGTGA
- a CDS encoding cytochrome C class I has protein sequence MARKVTLHVMALTALVASSTGAWAAGAAGTELKAPEKFMTFCVPCHGPAGKGDGLAAASLNPKPRNFADGKYMNGRTDAQLTNVIKNGSAAEKLSPLMTGYGSMMNDKEIKDIVAYIRSLAVPKYQPKK, from the coding sequence ATGGCGAGAAAAGTGACCCTTCACGTGATGGCGCTAACCGCGTTGGTTGCCAGCTCCACAGGGGCCTGGGCGGCCGGGGCTGCGGGTACTGAACTGAAGGCCCCCGAGAAGTTCATGACCTTTTGTGTGCCGTGTCACGGTCCGGCTGGTAAGGGGGACGGGTTAGCGGCCGCCTCTTTGAATCCCAAGCCGCGAAACTTTGCCGACGGCAAGTATATGAACGGCAGGACCGACGCACAACTGACCAATGTCATTAAGAACGGCAGCGCAGCCGAGAAGTTGAGCCCGCTGATGACCGGCTACGGCAGCATGATGAACGACAAGGAGATCAAGGATATCGTCGCCTATATCCGTTCGCTGGCCGTTCCGAAGTACCAGCCGAAGAAGTAG
- a CDS encoding DNA mismatch repair protein MutS, with translation MTPEEPFEQPVRLPIEDVLDLHTFAPKEIASVVEEYLAQCRQMGISEVRLIHGKGTGTQRAIVRRLLKNHPDVLSFADAPSEAGGWGATIVRLR, from the coding sequence ATCACGCCAGAGGAGCCGTTTGAGCAACCGGTGAGGCTACCGATCGAGGACGTCCTCGATCTGCACACCTTTGCGCCGAAGGAGATCGCCTCGGTTGTCGAAGAGTATCTGGCACAGTGCCGTCAGATGGGAATATCCGAGGTGCGGCTGATTCACGGGAAGGGCACAGGGACCCAGCGAGCGATCGTCAGGCGGCTCCTGAAAAACCATCCTGATGTCCTGTCGTTTGCCGATGCGCCGTCAGAGGCCGGGGGATGGGGAGCCACTATTGTTCGGCTCAGGTAG